The Rhododendron vialii isolate Sample 1 chromosome 1a, ASM3025357v1 region ATACTACTGAGGATGGGAATGAGGCAATAGAAAATTGTGAAGATAGAGTTGAGGAACCAAAAGTGGGAATGACATTTGACTCATTAGACAAAGCTTATTTCTATTACTGTCAATTTGCTAAAGAAAAAGGGTTTGCTGTGTGCAAAAGAACATCGAGAAAGGGAAAAGATGGGAAGTTGAGTTATGTAACTCTTTCTTGCAGTCGTGGTGGAAAGGCAAAGGTGACAACAAGCAACCTAGCAAAACCACGTCCGCAATCCAAAATTGATTGTCCAGCTCACGTTACTGTTGTTATACTGCCGGATGGAAAGTGGAGGTTAAACCGGATTGTTTGGGAGCACAATCATGTATAGAGCCCTTCAAAGGTACGGTATTTCAAATGCAATAGGATACTTGATGAGCATGTCAAAAGAAAGCTTGAACTAAATGATAAAGCCGGGATCAACCTAAACAAGACTTATGACTCACTTCAGATTGAGGCTGGGGGACCTGATAAGCTTCCGTATGGTCAGAAAGATTGCCGAAATTATGTGGATAAAGTGCGACGTTCACTAGTTAAGGAAGGAGATGCTGAGGCAATGCACAATTATTTCATGAAGATGAAAGCCGACAATTCTGACTTCTTTTTTGCAATGGATTTGGATGATAATGGTCGATTAAGAAATGTCTTCTGGGCTGATGCAAGGAGTAGGGCAGCTTGTAAGGAGTTCGGTGATGTTGTAACTTTTGACACAACGTACTTGGTAAACAGGTATAACATGCCTTTTGCTCCATTTGTAGGTGTGAATTATCATGGTCAATCTATTTTATTGGGATGTGGGCTAATCTCTCATGAAGATACAGAGTCATTTTCGTGGCTATTTCAAACTTGGAAGACATGCATGTGGGGTCGTGCTCCGAGAGCAATTATTACCGACCAATGTTTGGCTATGAAGAATGGTATAGAAAAAATATTCCCTAACACCCGACATCGGTGGTGCATATGGCATATTATGAAAAAGTTGCCTGAAAAATTGAATGGGTACAACGCCTACGAGAAAATTAGGGTGTGTATGCGCAAGGTTGTTTATGATTCACTGACAATAAAACAATTTGAGGATACTTGGGATATATTCATCAAAAAGTATGAGCTTCAAAGTAATACATGGTTACATGGGTTGTATCTGGAAAGGAAACGATGGGTGCCTGCTTATTTGAAAGATATGTTTTGGGCGGGGATGTCATCCACACAAAGAAGCGAGAGTATGAATGCATATTTCGATGGTTACATTCATAAAAAGACGACCTTGAAACAGTTTGTGGAGCAGTATGAAAATGCTTTGGCGAATAAGATAGAGAGTGAAAATGAACTAGATGCGAAAAGTCTCCACACTTATATCCCGTTACTAACTGAAGATGAGTTGGAGAAGCAATTTCAAAGTGCTTACATGAATTCAAAGTTTTAGGAGTTTCAAAagcagttttttgaaaaacttgacTGTTTGTGTTCAAAGACAAAAGAATGTGGTATTATGTCCGAATATGAGGTACAAGAGTGGGTTACatttggagaagaagaagagaaaaagaggaaacaaGTGTCATTTACTGTCGATTTTAATTCTGAAACCAATGAAACACATTGTAATTGTCGATTGTTTGATTTTAGAGGAATGGTGTGCAAACACCAATTGATGGTGTGGTTTCAAAGAGGAATTCAAAAAGTGCCTGACAAGTATGTGTTGAAaagatggtgcaaaaatgtgaaaaggGTACACACTAAAGTTCGGATATGTTACGATAAGTTGTCAACGTCAATTGAAACGCGTCGGCATGACAATATGTGCAATCTCTTTAATGAGGTTGCTGATTTAGCAGAAGCATCTCAAGAGAAGTACGATATGGTGATGACACGGGTACATGAACTAAAACGAGAGTTGATGGACGTTTCGGTTAATTGTGAAAGTAATGTGGGTTTCAAAACTCCTAATGATTCATTTTCACTTGGAGATGAGGTTATTAAAACCAAACAGAGTACGAACATACTTGACCCGGAAGGTCTTCGTCGAAAAGGGAGACCGCCGTGTAAAAGGATGCAAGGTGTTGTGAAAAAAGCTGTtaagaagaaaatagaaaagaagaagacgacATTGCCCAGGGAAAAAGCTAAGATATAAGTTCTTTATGATTTGTTAATATGGACATATAATAATATTCGATGAATACttaataattattttatttgctAATTTCAGGAGGTTGAGGAGATTGTGGTTGACCATGTGTTTGGGACACAAGAGAGTGTTGTCAATGTAAATGTAAGAAATTTTAGTTTATTGCACAATTTCATGAATCATGTTAAAGTTATTGttaattctcatttttattgttgGCCAGAGTCATCAAAGCTACATGGGGCAATCAATGTGGCCAAACTTGATGCCCCATAATATGCAACCGAATATGGCACAAGGTGGAAGCATCTTCCAATTTTCTCGAAGTTCATGCCCAACTGGAACAGGCTTCAACCAATTCATGTATATGTTTCCAAGTTCACAAACAAACATGCCATCCTTATTCAATAGTCATGATTGGAGAGGGCACTCAAATATTACAAGCAGACAAGTTTGGGGATGAGGGCAATTAAGTTTTTTGGAGACTCAAGGGCAATGTGTTTGAGGACCACCGCAAAGGCATTATGCTTCCATAAACTTAATTGCCCTTGATCACAACAGTACAACAAATAGAGTGGTTCCAAGAAAATAGTACCAAAACAAGGCATGACTAGCCATAACAGTTGCACAAGCATGAACATACTACCATCAAAAGAAGGCTTTTTCAGCCAAAACAAGGCTGAAAGAACAGTAGCAAACAAAGCCACTTTCAGCCATTAATTGTATCAAAACAAGGCTGTgccataacaaaaaaaataaggttgCACCATAAAAGTAGTagcaaatgaattttttttttcctgaagtTGGACATGTAGAAACTACCAAGCAATCAGCAATGTTTTTCCAGTGAGAAAAGATTACAAATAACTGCAACCGTTTTCCTTTTGTCAATCTGCAGAATTGGTTTGCCTGGACCGTTACTGTCCCTTAAAATGACACACATACAAATCAAGAACTTTTGGCCCAGGGGACTTCAACTGGTTCAATCATATTCAACAACTAAGGGAATGTCGAAAAGAGTTGGTTAAAGGAAGCAGGGGTCAGGAGTTCATAGAGTAGATGTTTAGAAAAAGTAACTCGAACGAGTTAATTTGTCGAATACCATTTGAAAACTCAACTTCACTACTACAACAGACAAGTCATAAAACTGCTTTTCATATAAGGCTTTTCTACTGCTCATGTAAGACTTTTCTACAGCTCAACTAACCGAATGACGCAAAACAATAGATATTACATAGGATAAGGTGCACGCACCTAGCTTGTGCCAACCTACAAGTTGTATATTATATACAGGgctagtgtaatttttttttttgcacatccATACCAGCGAAGCAATAAAATTAGGGCTTCGAACTCATACAATTCAGATGGAAGCTCGTGCAAGTGCAGGGTAATTTGGGGGTTTTCCAATTACAAGGCAAATTTCGAATTAGGGTTCTTTTGTAACCCAAAAAACTGAGTTGAAGGCTCAAATATAGAACACCCACagacacaaagagagagagagatagagagagagaccttggtcgTTGATCTGGTTCGTAGTCCTCTCTCTGCGTGATTTTGAATCTCGTCggtgcggtggtggtggttgccGGAGGCACAGGGGTCTCTCGTTGATGGGAGGTGGTCACCGGAGGTGGGGAGGCAGTGGTGGCGGTCGGCGGTGGTGGGAGGTCGCCTCACTCTCCCTAGTTGTTGAAGTCTGGTGTGATTTGGAAAAACAATCGCATGTTTTGAATTCCAGGGATTTCagtcccttttctctctccttttttttttaactggatTAAGTGAGTGAATCCCCTCCACTGCCATGTCAGCAATGTTGTAAAGATGTTGTAAAAGAAGGTTGTAAGTGTAGCATTATTGATAAAACCAGATCTAGGGTTCAGCTTGGGCTTATCTGTGAGAAACCAGATCTAGGATTTGCTATGGCTCTCCGGATTCTCCTTAGCAGCGGAAGAGGAGGGAACGCCGTTGTTCGCCAACGCTGCAAAACTGGAATTTCAGAGCTTTTAAAAAGCTGCTTCTCAACCCCAATCATCATCAACACCATCCACCATCGGCGGGGATGCCATTTTTCAATGGCCGATTGGCTTGCTGGTCGTTCAATAGGGATTAGTTTCTCCCACTATCCAAAAGATTCATACATCTTTCAAACCATCACGGCCACCATCATGGATCCCCAAAACAATATCGAAATTGTGAGCATAGCCCAGTCTGCCGTGAACGAACACAATTCGAAAAGCGAAGACGACGAGGCGGAGAAGGGGGCTAAGGGTAATCTTCGGTTCGTGGAGGTGCTGGAAGCCAGCCTTGAATATGACCGgggaataaccaaatttatcaTCACGTTCAGCGCAGTCGACGAGGAGGATTGCGCCGGCGGCCTCACCAAACGTTACAAAGCAATTGTTTCCCAGTCGACGACCACTGGTGTCCTCACGTTGAATAATTTGGGCCCCAACTCTACTCCCTTCCAGGACGATTTTATAAACGGTAA contains the following coding sequences:
- the LOC131335530 gene encoding uncharacterized protein LOC131335530, with amino-acid sequence MALRILLSSGRGGNAVVRQRCKTGISELLKSCFSTPIIINTIHHRRGCHFSMADWLAGRSIGISFSHYPKDSYIFQTITATIMDPQNNIEIVSIAQSAVNEHNSKSEDDEAEKGAKGNLRFVEVLEASLEYDRGITKFIITFSAVDEEDCAGGLTKRYKAIVSQSTTTGVLTLNNLGPNSTPFQDDFINGEYRYRKEAVKMH